The Tepidimicrobium xylanilyticum genome has a segment encoding these proteins:
- a CDS encoding PTS transporter subunit IIC, whose amino-acid sequence MKDKLNEKKGGIRNYFVKIFNGMALGLFSSLIIGLIIKQLGTIFNIRWMVIFGEMAQLLMGPAIGTGVAYGVGAPPLAIFASAVTGAIGAGTISFEEGVAIIKIGEPVGAFVAALVGAEFSKLIGGKTKVDIVLVPLATILAGGLAGNYIGPFISSFMTLIGNMINKATELHPLPMGIIVSVVMGIVLTLPISSAALAISLGLSGLAAGASTVGCSAQMIGFAISSFKENGFGGLIAQGIGTSMLQIPNIIKNPKIWIPPIIASAILGPASTVIFKMEGNRIGAGMGTSGLVGQLATIEVMGTGAKTIVEILLLHFILPGLISFIISEWMRKKGYIKMGDMKL is encoded by the coding sequence TTGAAAGATAAACTTAATGAAAAGAAAGGCGGTATAAGGAATTATTTTGTGAAAATATTTAATGGGATGGCATTAGGACTTTTTTCTTCTTTGATAATAGGATTAATAATAAAGCAGTTGGGCACCATTTTTAACATCCGATGGATGGTGATTTTTGGTGAAATGGCTCAATTGTTAATGGGGCCAGCTATTGGTACAGGAGTTGCGTATGGGGTAGGAGCGCCTCCATTGGCTATTTTTGCATCAGCAGTTACTGGGGCAATTGGTGCTGGTACCATTTCCTTTGAAGAAGGGGTAGCAATAATCAAAATTGGAGAGCCAGTAGGAGCCTTTGTAGCTGCATTAGTAGGAGCGGAATTTTCGAAGCTCATTGGAGGAAAAACCAAGGTAGATATAGTTTTGGTTCCATTAGCTACCATCTTGGCGGGTGGATTAGCTGGAAACTACATAGGACCCTTTATCAGTTCTTTTATGACTTTAATTGGGAATATGATTAATAAAGCTACCGAATTACATCCCTTACCAATGGGAATAATAGTTTCAGTAGTAATGGGAATAGTTCTTACATTGCCCATTAGCAGTGCTGCATTGGCCATATCCTTAGGACTTAGTGGCTTAGCAGCAGGAGCTAGTACCGTTGGCTGTTCAGCTCAGATGATAGGATTTGCAATTTCATCCTTTAAGGAAAATGGATTCGGTGGGCTTATAGCCCAGGGTATAGGGACTTCAATGCTTCAAATACCCAATATAATAAAGAACCCTAAAATATGGATCCCACCTATTATAGCATCTGCAATCCTTGGTCCAGCTTCTACTGTAATATTTAAGATGGAAGGGAATAGAATAGGTGCAGGTATGGGTACTAGTGGTCTGGTAGGACAACTTGCAACTATAGAGGTAATGGGCACTGGGGCAAAAACTATAGTGGAAATTCTTCTACTCCATTTTATTCTGCCTGGACTAATATCCTTTATAATATCCGAATGGATGAGGAAGAAGGGATATATTAAAATGGGAGATATGAAATTATAG
- a CDS encoding transcription repressor NadR, which yields MNACERREKILKELKESNKPIKGHELSKKYNVSRQIIVQDIALLRARGEEILATPQGYIIPNSHRKNKLIEKIVCKHWGYDEMEDELRTIVDLGGRIIDVIVDHPLYGEIKSPLQICSRLDLQEFMTNIRETNAEPLSSLTEGIHIHTIEVNDRGSFERIKKALMSKNYLIKED from the coding sequence ATGAATGCTTGCGAAAGAAGAGAAAAAATACTAAAGGAATTGAAAGAGAGCAATAAACCTATAAAGGGTCATGAATTATCAAAAAAATATAATGTGAGTAGGCAAATAATAGTCCAGGACATTGCTCTATTAAGAGCTAGAGGGGAGGAAATATTAGCCACCCCACAAGGATATATAATTCCTAATAGCCATCGAAAAAATAAGTTGATAGAGAAAATAGTTTGCAAACATTGGGGATATGATGAAATGGAGGATGAATTAAGAACCATTGTTGATTTGGGAGGTAGAATCATAGATGTAATAGTAGATCATCCCCTCTATGGAGAAATAAAAAGCCCCCTTCAAATCTGTTCAAGATTAGATCTGCAGGAATTTATGACAAATATTAGAGAGACTAATGCGGAACCCTTATCATCTTTAACAGAAGGTATCCATATCCATACCATAGAAGTAAACGATAGGGGGAGTTTTGAAAGAATAAAGAAAGCCCTTATGAGTAAAAACTACTTGATAAAGGAAGATTAA
- a CDS encoding ATP-binding protein: MYDQILRDILMEYEKKRDRAIYEQNIRIQRIYNKIPRIREIDRTIREMGLQISKAVIENPGNYIENMERVKKEIEKLKMEKAYLLTENNIPLDYLEPIYECKKCYDTGYLSNGDKCSCLKQALINKAYKMSNIEDVLERENFQTFNINIFPNEPVEGETMTPRENMANITSICEGFVSNFDDKNGENLLFYGSTGLGKTFMCNCIAKALLDKNKIVIYQTAFRILEIIEKRRFGRDSERFNDWEYDLLFEADLLIIDDLGTELSNAFTNAEIFNIVNTRLINNTKTIISTNLTPKEISEIYTERVFSRILDRFIPLKFFGPDLRYYRWEAK, encoded by the coding sequence ATGTATGACCAGATTTTAAGAGATATTCTGATGGAATATGAAAAGAAGAGGGACAGGGCTATCTATGAACAGAATATCAGGATTCAAAGGATTTACAACAAAATTCCCAGAATTAGGGAAATAGATAGGACCATACGGGAAATGGGATTACAGATATCTAAGGCTGTGATCGAAAATCCTGGGAACTATATAGAAAACATGGAAAGGGTAAAAAAGGAAATTGAGAAATTAAAGATGGAAAAGGCCTATCTTCTAACTGAAAACAATATTCCATTAGACTATCTTGAGCCTATATATGAATGTAAAAAATGTTATGATACAGGCTATTTATCCAATGGTGATAAGTGTAGCTGCCTAAAGCAAGCCCTTATAAATAAGGCCTATAAGATGTCCAATATTGAGGATGTACTAGAGAGGGAAAACTTCCAAACCTTTAATATAAATATATTTCCAAATGAGCCAGTAGAAGGGGAAACCATGACTCCTAGAGAAAATATGGCTAATATAACTAGTATATGCGAAGGCTTTGTTAGCAATTTTGATGATAAGAACGGGGAAAACCTATTATTTTATGGTTCTACTGGTTTAGGGAAAACATTCATGTGTAACTGTATTGCTAAGGCTCTATTGGATAAAAATAAGATAGTTATATACCAAACTGCATTTAGGATCCTTGAAATAATAGAAAAACGAAGGTTTGGCAGAGATTCTGAAAGATTCAATGATTGGGAGTATGATTTATTATTTGAAGCGGACTTATTGATAATAGATGATTTAGGAACGGAACTATCCAATGCCTTCACCAATGCGGAGATTTTCAACATAGTCAATACCAGATTGATAAACAATACTAAAACCATCATATCCACCAATTTAACTCCAAAGGAGATTTCTGAAATCTATACGGAGCGGGTATTTTCAAGAATATTAGATAGGTTCATACCTTTAAAATTTTTTGGTCCCGATTTAAGGTATTATAGATGGGAAGCAAAATAG
- a CDS encoding DnaD domain protein, giving the protein MGFIIETTEIDLGDTPIENIFINDFMPMANGTYVKVYLLGYKYAYDKDSNIHVDNRTIAKHLDIPLSDVLNAWDFWEKKGIIEKIWENKEDKFNYKVKFLNLKQLYIKNNYRPVSVGEEMNKKTYTCAVEDLIDANQIPAINNMFNEIDYIMRRPLVPNEKQKILEWIYNYNMNPDMIIKAFFYGIEKKGKRSINYVAAIVRNWYDQGITNVEALQEHFKKTDEKYYRYEKILKHLGHGNRLPSVGEMKVIDKWFEEYEFTMDLVLKACENSGKTSNPSINYIDGIITSWYNKGIKSVDEIEEKDKLQNKKDRADYKVEKVKPIKTKFHNFQQRTSNYTAEQLEEIARRKREEYYFKGKGEGK; this is encoded by the coding sequence ATGGGCTTTATAATCGAAACGACTGAAATCGATTTAGGGGATACCCCCATTGAGAATATATTTATCAACGATTTTATGCCTATGGCGAATGGTACCTATGTAAAAGTATATTTACTTGGATATAAATATGCCTATGATAAGGATAGTAACATCCATGTAGATAATAGGACTATAGCTAAGCATCTAGACATACCCCTGTCTGATGTATTAAATGCCTGGGATTTTTGGGAGAAGAAGGGAATAATAGAAAAGATATGGGAAAACAAGGAGGATAAATTCAATTACAAGGTTAAATTTTTGAATTTAAAGCAATTATATATAAAGAATAATTATAGGCCTGTTAGTGTTGGAGAGGAAATGAATAAGAAGACATATACATGTGCTGTAGAAGACTTAATTGATGCTAATCAGATTCCTGCAATCAACAATATGTTTAACGAAATAGATTATATAATGAGAAGACCCTTGGTGCCTAATGAAAAACAAAAGATATTGGAATGGATTTATAACTATAACATGAATCCAGATATGATTATAAAGGCCTTCTTTTATGGTATAGAGAAAAAGGGAAAGAGGAGTATAAATTATGTAGCTGCTATTGTAAGAAATTGGTATGATCAGGGTATAACCAATGTGGAAGCCTTGCAGGAACATTTTAAAAAGACGGATGAAAAGTATTATAGATATGAGAAGATTCTGAAACATTTGGGACATGGAAATAGGCTACCTAGCGTTGGAGAAATGAAAGTTATCGATAAGTGGTTTGAAGAATATGAATTTACCATGGACTTAGTTCTTAAGGCTTGCGAGAATTCAGGAAAGACCTCAAATCCCAGCATAAACTATATAGATGGAATTATAACTTCCTGGTATAATAAGGGCATAAAATCGGTAGATGAAATAGAAGAAAAGGATAAACTCCAGAATAAAAAGGATAGGGCGGATTATAAGGTCGAAAAAGTAAAACCCATAAAAACTAAGTTTCATAATTTCCAACAGAGAACCTCAAATTATACAGCTGAACAGCTTGAGGAGATTGCCAGGAGAAAGCGGGAAGAATATTATTTTAAAGGAAAGGGAGAAGGCAAATAA
- a CDS encoding HD-GYP domain-containing protein — MGNLNIKLSQLLNSLSFSLEVAENRYYNHSRRTAYIAYCIAEEMELNDEEAADIYYAALIHDIGMAGYLSKYSVDQIHFEEELKREHCYYGYKILDKLSFMGKIKEYILHHHEEWQGTGPYGLKGEEIPLACQIISLADYFELFFLRKMEDDTYIANLDHIDKWLGKHKDKRFKKEVCEIFYEVAKKEKFWFDLRPTNLDQALQMVEPRKGIYIGIKDLHKISEAFALLIDAKSKFTYEHTKGISNIVGNFATYLGYNPIMVEKLVIASNLHDIGKFVIPLEILEKPGKLNDQEFQIIKSHAYYTKLILKYVKGLEDIAEWAGNHHEKLNGTGYPEKLDWQSIKKEDQIIALADIYQALTEERPYRAKMSPKEALLIMEGMADRGEICKDLLSHFRQVVL; from the coding sequence ATGGGAAATTTAAATATTAAGCTAAGCCAATTATTAAATAGCTTATCCTTTTCATTAGAGGTAGCTGAAAACAGATACTATAACCACTCCAGAAGAACTGCTTACATAGCTTATTGTATAGCGGAGGAAATGGAACTAAATGACGAGGAAGCTGCAGATATATACTATGCTGCCCTTATCCACGACATAGGCATGGCAGGTTATTTATCTAAATACAGCGTTGACCAGATTCATTTTGAAGAAGAATTAAAAAGGGAACACTGCTATTATGGCTACAAGATACTGGATAAACTATCTTTTATGGGGAAAATAAAGGAATATATATTGCATCACCATGAGGAATGGCAGGGGACAGGCCCCTATGGTTTAAAAGGGGAGGAAATTCCTTTAGCTTGTCAGATAATCAGCCTGGCAGACTATTTTGAGCTTTTCTTTTTAAGAAAAATGGAAGATGATACTTATATCGCAAATTTAGACCATATAGATAAATGGTTGGGCAAACATAAAGATAAGCGATTTAAAAAAGAAGTATGTGAGATATTTTATGAAGTGGCAAAGAAGGAAAAATTTTGGTTCGATTTAAGGCCAACTAATTTAGACCAGGCCCTTCAGATGGTGGAACCCAGAAAGGGCATTTATATAGGCATTAAGGATTTACATAAGATATCGGAAGCTTTTGCTCTTTTAATAGATGCTAAAAGCAAATTTACCTATGAACACACTAAGGGAATTTCAAATATTGTAGGTAATTTTGCCACCTATTTAGGATATAATCCTATAATGGTTGAAAAATTAGTTATTGCATCTAATCTACATGATATTGGAAAGTTTGTAATTCCTTTAGAGATTCTAGAAAAACCAGGTAAATTAAATGATCAGGAATTTCAGATAATCAAATCCCATGCCTATTATACAAAGCTGATTTTAAAGTATGTGAAGGGTTTAGAAGATATAGCAGAATGGGCTGGAAACCATCATGAAAAACTAAATGGCACTGGATATCCTGAGAAACTAGATTGGCAAAGTATAAAAAAGGAAGATCAGATAATAGCCTTAGCGGATATATACCAAGCACTAACGGAGGAAAGACCTTATCGGGCAAAAATGTCTCCCAAGGAGGCCCTACTAATTATGGAAGGCATGGCAGATAGGGGAGAAATCTGCAAGGATCTATTGTCCCATTTTAGACAGGTCGTATTATAA
- a CDS encoding GNAT family N-acetyltransferase yields the protein MEIRGERVKILPLKLEDAYYMRRWGVHKNPLLYDYNLPSVTDEEIKEWYHYKTGSRDRKYYSIFNEENRFIGYMGIKNIRKLWRDAVLGIVFDPNYVNKGYGTETITTYLKYYFFQMGMKRLFLEVAQFNKRAIRCYEKCGFRIIDRYLKEFFDQNIDFNNPYFIQERSAFVIIDRKVYNYVYKMKVDRKAFFKIQEELNGKFKY from the coding sequence ATGGAAATAAGAGGAGAAAGGGTAAAGATACTTCCTTTAAAATTAGAAGATGCTTATTATATGAGGCGTTGGGGGGTCCATAAAAACCCCTTGCTTTACGATTATAATCTACCCTCGGTAACCGATGAGGAAATAAAAGAATGGTATCATTATAAAACTGGCAGCAGGGACAGGAAATACTATAGCATATTTAATGAAGAAAACAGATTTATTGGCTATATGGGAATTAAGAATATAAGGAAACTCTGGAGGGATGCAGTACTAGGAATAGTATTTGATCCCAATTACGTAAATAAAGGTTATGGTACGGAAACCATTACAACCTATTTAAAATACTATTTTTTTCAAATGGGAATGAAAAGATTATTTTTGGAAGTAGCTCAATTTAATAAGAGGGCTATTAGGTGTTATGAAAAATGCGGGTTTAGAATAATAGACAGATACTTAAAGGAATTTTTCGATCAAAATATAGATTTTAATAATCCTTATTTCATTCAAGAAAGATCTGCTTTTGTAATAATAGATAGAAAAGTATATAATTATGTATATAAGATGAAGGTAGATAGAAAGGCTTTTTTCAAAATACAGGAGGAACTTAATGGGAAATTTAAATATTAA
- the dnaB gene encoding replicative DNA helicase, which produces MEAYAFGKIPPHSLEAEQSVLGAMILNKEAINTAIEHLHAEDFYKEGNKEIFKAIIELFNRNEPVDLITLSEELKRRGTLENLGGVTYLAELTGGVAITSNVKYYCDIVKEKSILRRLIKSCDDIMAKSYEGSEDVNQIIEEAEKSIFDITQSRHRDGFAPIKQVLLDSFSKIEEMAAREGELTGLTTGFIDLDRKLSGLQKSDLILLAARPSMGKTALGINIAINSALKAGASVAIFSLEMSKEQLVQRMISSVAHVDLQKIISGRLSEDEWIRIIDAMAPLSQAKVFIDDTAGVSLTEMKAKCRRLKIEKGLDLIVIDYLQLMQSDSRYENRQQEISAISRGLKALAKEIECPVIALSQLSRAPELRSDHRPILSDLRESGAIEQDADVVLFLYRDEYYHNDSDKKNIGEVIIAKHRNGPTGVVELVWKKEFTKFLNKENIRE; this is translated from the coding sequence ATAGAAGCGTATGCATTTGGGAAAATCCCACCTCATAGTTTAGAAGCTGAACAATCCGTACTAGGTGCTATGATTTTAAATAAGGAAGCTATTAATACGGCTATAGAGCATCTACATGCAGAAGATTTTTACAAAGAAGGAAATAAGGAGATATTTAAAGCTATAATAGAATTATTCAATAGAAATGAACCAGTGGACCTTATTACCCTATCGGAGGAATTAAAGAGAAGAGGAACTCTAGAGAATTTAGGTGGTGTTACCTATCTTGCTGAATTAACAGGTGGGGTAGCTATAACTTCTAATGTAAAATATTATTGCGATATAGTTAAGGAAAAGTCCATATTAAGGCGATTAATCAAATCCTGTGACGATATAATGGCGAAAAGCTATGAGGGTAGCGAAGATGTAAATCAAATTATAGAGGAGGCTGAAAAGAGCATATTCGACATAACTCAGAGTCGCCATAGAGATGGATTTGCTCCTATAAAGCAGGTATTATTAGATAGTTTTTCTAAAATTGAAGAGATGGCAGCAAGGGAAGGAGAATTGACAGGTCTTACCACAGGATTTATAGATTTAGATAGAAAGTTATCTGGTTTACAAAAATCAGACCTTATACTATTGGCAGCGAGGCCTTCCATGGGAAAGACCGCATTGGGAATCAATATCGCTATTAATTCGGCACTTAAGGCAGGAGCTAGTGTAGCCATATTTTCTTTGGAAATGTCTAAAGAGCAACTGGTTCAGAGGATGATCAGTTCTGTTGCCCATGTGGACTTACAGAAGATAATCAGCGGTAGATTAAGCGAAGATGAGTGGATTAGAATAATAGATGCTATGGCGCCCTTGTCCCAAGCAAAGGTTTTTATCGATGATACTGCTGGAGTATCCCTTACTGAGATGAAAGCAAAATGTAGAAGGCTGAAGATAGAAAAGGGTTTGGACTTAATTGTTATAGATTATTTACAATTGATGCAATCCGATAGCAGGTATGAAAACAGGCAGCAGGAGATATCTGCAATATCAAGAGGATTAAAAGCTTTGGCCAAGGAAATAGAATGTCCCGTAATAGCCTTATCCCAGCTTTCCAGGGCCCCAGAACTTCGTTCTGATCATAGACCTATCCTTTCAGATTTAAGGGAGTCGGGAGCCATAGAGCAGGATGCCGATGTAGTATTATTCTTATATAGAGACGAATACTACCATAATGATTCGGATAAGAAGAATATAGGTGAGGTAATAATTGCTAAGCATAGGAATGGACCAACAGGCGTTGTGGAATTGGTCTGGAAAAAAGAATTTACTAAATTCTTAAACAAGGAGAATATAAGAGAGTAG
- the rplI gene encoding 50S ribosomal protein L9 encodes MKIILLKDVKGLGKAGDLVNAKDGYARNYLFPKNLAIEATPNNLKKWEERKKIEAEEQRKEREKALKLKEKIESLTVELKGKSGEGGKLFGSITSKDIAEALKKQHKIEIDRKKIELKDNIKSIGETSVEIRVYPEITASLKVKVIEG; translated from the coding sequence ATGAAAATAATTTTATTAAAGGATGTAAAGGGTTTAGGAAAAGCAGGAGACTTAGTTAATGCAAAGGATGGATATGCAAGAAATTATCTATTTCCTAAGAATTTAGCCATAGAGGCTACACCAAATAATCTAAAGAAATGGGAAGAAAGAAAGAAGATTGAAGCAGAAGAGCAAAGGAAGGAACGAGAAAAAGCGTTAAAATTAAAAGAAAAGATCGAAAGTCTAACTGTTGAATTGAAAGGGAAGTCTGGAGAGGGTGGAAAACTATTTGGTTCCATTACTTCCAAGGATATAGCTGAAGCTTTGAAAAAACAGCATAAAATAGAAATAGATAGGAAGAAGATTGAATTAAAAGATAATATTAAATCCATAGGTGAAACCTCAGTTGAAATAAGGGTTTACCCAGAAATTACTGCTAGTTTAAAGGTTAAAGTAATAGAAGGATAA